A single region of the Agromyces sp. Leaf222 genome encodes:
- the murF gene encoding UDP-N-acetylmuramoyl-tripeptide--D-alanyl-D-alanine ligase, giving the protein MISLSLDEIATAIGGSLRLRDTDATSESRVDGTVTTDSREITPGDVFFAKRGEFDDGHRFAPAAAEQGAALLVVEQELDLDVPQIVVDDSVVALGALATEVVARVRAAGALKIVGITGSNGKTTTKNLLRAVLEHVGPTVAARASYNNEVGAPITMLSLEHDTRFLVAEMGASGVGEIARLVRMARPDIGIVLKVGLAHAGEFGGIEQTVRAKSEMVTDLLPTDVAVLNLDDPRVAPMAAVTSARVVTFGLGSAADVRATDVVVHARGTEFTVHVPGGESARVRFGVLGEHHVMNALATVAASVELGVALADIVAALEGVTLAERWRMQVMGGRDGVTVINDAYNASPDSMSAALKTLAQVKAPGTRTIAVLGEMSELGEFSGEEHDRIGLLAVRLGVSQLVIVGQGARRLHITAINEGSWDGESAFVETSDEAYDLVVASIRPGDTVLVKSSNSAGLRHLGDRLGEWFS; this is encoded by the coding sequence ATGATCTCCCTCAGCCTCGACGAGATCGCCACGGCGATCGGCGGGTCGCTGCGACTGCGCGACACGGATGCCACGTCCGAGTCGCGCGTCGACGGCACCGTGACCACCGATTCACGTGAGATCACGCCAGGCGACGTGTTCTTCGCCAAGCGCGGCGAGTTCGACGACGGACACCGCTTCGCCCCCGCTGCCGCCGAGCAGGGCGCGGCGCTGCTCGTCGTCGAGCAGGAGCTCGACCTCGACGTGCCGCAGATCGTCGTCGACGACTCGGTCGTCGCGCTCGGCGCCCTCGCGACCGAGGTCGTCGCCCGCGTGCGTGCGGCCGGAGCGCTCAAGATCGTCGGCATCACGGGATCGAACGGCAAGACGACGACGAAGAACCTCCTCCGGGCGGTGCTCGAGCACGTCGGCCCGACGGTGGCCGCGCGCGCGTCGTACAACAACGAGGTCGGCGCGCCGATCACGATGCTCTCCCTCGAGCACGACACCCGGTTCCTCGTCGCCGAGATGGGCGCGTCGGGCGTCGGCGAGATCGCCCGCCTCGTGCGCATGGCGCGGCCCGACATCGGCATCGTGCTGAAGGTCGGCCTGGCGCACGCCGGCGAGTTCGGCGGCATCGAGCAGACCGTGCGGGCGAAGTCCGAGATGGTCACCGACCTGCTGCCGACGGATGTCGCGGTGCTGAACCTCGACGACCCCCGCGTGGCCCCCATGGCGGCCGTCACGAGCGCACGGGTGGTCACCTTCGGCCTCGGCTCAGCGGCCGACGTGCGCGCGACCGACGTCGTCGTGCACGCGCGCGGCACGGAGTTCACGGTGCACGTGCCCGGCGGCGAATCAGCGCGGGTCCGTTTCGGGGTGCTCGGCGAGCACCACGTGATGAATGCGCTGGCGACCGTCGCGGCATCCGTCGAACTGGGCGTCGCCCTCGCCGACATCGTCGCCGCGCTCGAAGGGGTCACCCTGGCCGAGCGCTGGCGCATGCAGGTCATGGGCGGCCGTGACGGCGTGACCGTCATCAACGACGCGTACAACGCGAGTCCCGACTCGATGAGCGCGGCCCTGAAGACGCTCGCGCAGGTCAAGGCGCCGGGCACGCGCACGATCGCCGTGCTCGGCGAGATGAGCGAGCTGGGCGAGTTCTCGGGCGAGGAGCACGACCGCATCGGCCTGCTCGCCGTGCGCCTGGGCGTCTCGCAGCTCGTCATCGTCGGCCAGGGCGCCAGGCGCCTGCACATCACGGCGATCAACGAGGGCTCGTGGGACGGCGAATCCGCCTTCGTCGAGACCTCCGACGAGGCGTACGACCTCGTCGTCGCCTCCATCCGGCCCGGTGACACCGTGCTGGTGAAATCCTCGAACTCGGCGGGTCTTCGCCACCTCGGCGACCGACTGGGAGAATGGTTCTCGTGA
- a CDS encoding Rv2175c family DNA-binding protein: MTDATAPDSTAPEWLTVPELVELFGSTPTRVRHLIDDRHLLAARIDGVLKVPAAFIRDGHPLPELHGTIMVLGDGGFSDAEALDWLMNVDDSLGVSPIDALLAGRKAEVRRVAQAL; the protein is encoded by the coding sequence GTGACCGATGCGACTGCGCCCGATTCGACCGCACCCGAATGGCTGACCGTTCCCGAGCTCGTCGAGCTCTTCGGCTCGACCCCGACCCGGGTGCGTCACCTCATCGACGACCGTCATCTGCTCGCGGCGCGCATCGACGGCGTGCTCAAGGTGCCCGCGGCCTTCATCCGCGACGGGCACCCGCTGCCCGAGCTGCACGGCACGATCATGGTGCTGGGCGACGGCGGGTTCAGCGACGCCGAGGCGCTGGACTGGTTGATGAACGTCGACGACAGTCTGGGCGTCAGCCCGATCGACGCGCTGCTCGCCGGCCGCAAGGCCGAGGTGCGGCGCGTCGCGCAGGCGCTCTGA
- a CDS encoding Mur ligase family protein translates to MTGSPPTALRPQHPAPRSLRGLAETFALEVRGDPGDLEVTGVVLSSNTVRPGDLYVGVPGRNAHGAQYAAAARDAGAVAVLTDAAGADLAADSGLPVLVADDARATLGDVAAWIHRTDENPATLFAVTGTNGKTSVVYLLFGILRQLGVVAGLTSTAERRIGDEAVTSSLTTPEASELHALLARMREVDVRAVGVEVSAQALSRHRVDGLVFDIAGFTNLTHDHLDDYASMDVYYEAKRDLFQPERARRGVITVDSEWGRRLVDDARIPVTTLTTKPDVAADWRLTVLDEQPAYTAFRLEGPEGRVLETRVPLLGWYMAANAALAIVMLVEAGYDLDRIESALGADGIDAYIPGRAERISGDRGPIVYIDYGHSPDAFLQTLDAIRRTTTGKVVMVFGADGDRDTTKRADMGAIAARGADAVVITDFHPRWEDPAAIRAALIEGARAAVPDRELHEIADPRAAFRAALALAGDGDAILYAGPGHEDYHEVKGVKIPYSARDDARAALREAGWLA, encoded by the coding sequence GTGACCGGATCGCCTCCAACGGCCCTCCGGCCGCAGCACCCCGCCCCGCGTTCGCTTCGCGGTCTGGCCGAGACGTTCGCCCTCGAGGTGCGCGGCGATCCGGGCGACCTCGAGGTCACCGGGGTCGTGCTGTCGTCGAACACGGTTCGCCCCGGCGACCTCTACGTGGGCGTGCCGGGGCGCAACGCCCACGGTGCGCAGTACGCCGCCGCAGCCCGCGATGCCGGGGCGGTCGCCGTGCTGACGGATGCCGCGGGCGCCGACCTCGCGGCCGACTCCGGCCTGCCCGTGCTCGTCGCCGACGATGCGCGCGCCACGCTCGGCGACGTCGCGGCGTGGATCCACCGCACCGACGAGAACCCGGCGACGCTCTTCGCGGTCACCGGCACCAACGGCAAGACGAGCGTCGTCTACCTGCTCTTCGGCATCCTGCGCCAGCTCGGCGTGGTCGCCGGCCTCACGTCCACCGCTGAGCGCCGCATCGGCGACGAGGCCGTCACGAGCTCGCTGACGACCCCCGAGGCGAGCGAGCTGCACGCGCTGCTCGCGCGCATGCGCGAGGTCGACGTGCGCGCGGTCGGCGTCGAGGTGTCGGCGCAGGCCCTGTCGCGGCACCGCGTCGATGGCCTCGTGTTCGACATCGCCGGGTTCACGAACCTCACGCACGACCACCTCGACGACTACGCGTCGATGGACGTCTACTACGAGGCCAAGCGCGATCTCTTCCAGCCCGAGCGCGCGCGCCGCGGCGTGATCACGGTCGACTCCGAATGGGGCCGGCGTCTCGTCGACGACGCGCGCATCCCGGTCACGACGCTCACCACGAAGCCCGACGTCGCCGCCGACTGGCGCCTCACGGTGCTCGACGAGCAGCCGGCGTACACGGCGTTCCGGCTCGAGGGGCCGGAGGGTCGCGTGCTCGAGACCCGGGTTCCGTTGCTCGGCTGGTACATGGCCGCCAACGCCGCGCTCGCGATCGTCATGCTCGTCGAGGCCGGATACGACCTCGACCGCATCGAGTCGGCGCTCGGCGCCGACGGCATCGACGCCTACATCCCGGGCCGCGCCGAGCGCATCTCGGGCGATCGCGGACCCATCGTCTACATCGACTACGGGCACAGCCCCGACGCGTTCCTGCAGACCCTCGACGCGATCCGCCGTACGACGACCGGCAAGGTCGTCATGGTGTTCGGAGCCGACGGCGACCGCGACACGACGAAGCGCGCCGACATGGGCGCCATCGCGGCGCGCGGTGCCGACGCGGTCGTGATCACCGACTTCCACCCGCGATGGGAGGACCCCGCGGCCATCCGCGCGGCGCTCATCGAGGGTGCTCGAGCCGCGGTGCCCGACCGCGAGCTCCACGAGATCGCCGACCCGCGCGCCGCGTTCCGTGCCGCGCTCGCCCTCGCGGGCGACGGCGATGCGATCCTCTACGCCGGCCCGGGCCACGAGGACTACCACGAAGTGAAAGGCGTCAAGATCCCCTACTCAGCACGAGACGACGCGCGCGCCGCGCTCCGCGAAGCCGGGTGGCTCGCATGA
- a CDS encoding DUF3040 domain-containing protein: protein MPLSEQEQRLLEEMERNLYRNDADFVHAVGGGRGRRPNYRAIVLGVLLAVIGAGALIAGVALQMLIVGILGFAMMFAGVLVAITPGKRGATAPAPEEGSPSAGKPRGNQSAGFMDRLNERWDRRQERGD from the coding sequence ATGCCGCTTTCAGAGCAGGAGCAACGTCTTCTCGAGGAGATGGAGCGCAATCTCTATCGCAACGATGCCGACTTCGTGCATGCGGTCGGGGGTGGCCGTGGACGACGCCCCAACTACCGTGCGATCGTGCTCGGAGTCCTCCTCGCCGTGATCGGCGCCGGCGCCTTGATCGCCGGTGTCGCGTTGCAGATGCTCATCGTCGGCATCCTCGGATTCGCGATGATGTTCGCCGGCGTCCTCGTCGCGATCACGCCCGGCAAGCGTGGGGCGACCGCCCCGGCTCCCGAAGAGGGCTCGCCCTCGGCAGGCAAGCCGCGCGGCAACCAGTCCGCCGGCTTCATGGACCGTCTCAACGAGCGCTGGGACCGCCGCCAGGAGCGCGGCGACTAA
- the rsmH gene encoding 16S rRNA (cytosine(1402)-N(4))-methyltransferase RsmH yields the protein MDIERIHTPVMLERTLELLEPALRRDGAVAVDATLGMGGHTAAMLERFPSLTVIGLDRDTDALAIARERLAPFGDRARFVHTVYDGILDAIEAEGFDEVDAVLFDLGVSSLQLDRAERGFAYSKDAPLDMRMDGTTGRTAADIIATYSETELRHIFQDFGEEKLSSRYAKAIVKARETQPILRSAELVSIIHDATPVAVQRQGHPAKRVFQALRIEVNEELSVLQRAMPAALDGLNVGGRIVVLAYQSLEDRIVKRVLQTASSSSAPADLPMELPEHRPTFKLLVRGAELASEAEQAENPRAKPVRLRAAERVRSAT from the coding sequence ATGGACATCGAACGCATCCACACTCCCGTCATGCTCGAGCGCACGCTCGAACTCCTCGAACCCGCCCTCCGCCGTGATGGCGCGGTCGCCGTCGATGCCACGCTCGGCATGGGCGGCCACACCGCCGCGATGCTCGAGCGGTTCCCGTCGCTGACGGTCATCGGCCTCGACCGCGACACCGACGCGCTGGCGATCGCCCGCGAGCGGCTCGCGCCGTTCGGCGACCGTGCACGCTTCGTGCACACGGTGTACGACGGCATCCTCGACGCGATCGAAGCCGAGGGATTCGACGAGGTCGACGCCGTGCTCTTCGACCTGGGCGTCTCGTCGCTGCAGCTCGACCGCGCCGAGCGCGGATTCGCGTACTCGAAGGACGCGCCGCTCGACATGCGCATGGACGGCACGACCGGCCGCACCGCGGCCGACATCATCGCCACGTACAGCGAGACGGAGCTGCGCCACATCTTCCAGGACTTCGGCGAGGAGAAGCTCTCGTCGAGGTACGCGAAGGCGATCGTGAAGGCCCGGGAGACCCAGCCGATCCTGCGCTCGGCCGAGCTCGTCTCGATCATCCACGACGCGACCCCGGTCGCGGTGCAACGTCAGGGTCACCCCGCCAAGCGCGTGTTCCAGGCGCTGCGCATCGAGGTCAACGAGGAGCTCTCGGTGCTCCAGCGGGCGATGCCCGCCGCACTCGACGGGCTCAACGTCGGCGGCCGAATCGTCGTGCTCGCCTATCAGTCGCTCGAGGACCGCATCGTCAAGCGCGTCCTGCAGACGGCGTCCTCGTCGTCGGCTCCGGCCGACCTCCCGATGGAGCTCCCCGAGCACCGCCCGACCTTCAAGCTGCTGGTCAGGGGTGCCGAACTGGCGAGCGAGGCCGAACAGGCCGAGAATCCGCGCGCCAAGCCGGTGCGCCTGCGAGCCGCCGAGCGGGTGAGGAGCGCGACGTGA
- a CDS encoding polyprenyl synthetase family protein codes for MTQGSRLVDLVQARIDEFLDERSTILRSITPELEPLDLFSRRFLSGGKRFRALFCYWGWEAAGGRGFDQFGDEAERDTFPIVSAASALELFHAAALVHDDIIDNSDTRRGAPAAHRLFERLHSEAGWLRSSDEFGRASAILLGDLLLGWSDELLDEGLDALADRVAARAARAEFVRMRTEVTAGQYLDILAEQSWHTRPDDEQRATAERVITYKAAKYSVESPLALGGYIAGGTPAQIQALREFGLPLGMAYQLRDDLLGVFGDPKVTGKPSGDDLREGKRTMIIAIARERLAPGPRNLLDELVGDPALSEEQVKMLQRTISDTGAVDEVEALIATEVGRARAALEDAPLSSAARTELASLATTVSRRSS; via the coding sequence GTGACTCAAGGTTCTCGACTCGTCGATCTGGTTCAAGCACGCATCGATGAGTTCCTCGATGAGCGCAGCACCATTCTCCGCTCGATCACACCCGAGCTGGAGCCGCTCGACCTGTTCTCAAGGCGCTTTCTCAGCGGAGGCAAGCGCTTCCGGGCGCTGTTCTGCTACTGGGGGTGGGAGGCGGCAGGCGGTCGCGGGTTCGACCAGTTCGGCGACGAGGCCGAACGCGACACCTTCCCGATCGTCTCGGCCGCCTCGGCGCTCGAGCTGTTCCACGCCGCGGCGCTCGTGCACGACGACATCATCGACAACTCCGACACCCGCCGCGGCGCCCCGGCGGCGCACCGCCTGTTCGAGCGACTGCACTCCGAGGCCGGTTGGCTCCGCAGCAGCGACGAGTTCGGCAGGGCCTCGGCGATCCTGCTCGGCGACCTCCTGCTCGGCTGGAGCGACGAACTGCTCGACGAGGGCCTCGACGCGCTCGCCGACCGCGTCGCGGCCCGGGCCGCGCGCGCCGAGTTCGTGCGCATGCGCACCGAGGTCACGGCCGGGCAGTACCTCGACATCCTCGCCGAGCAGTCCTGGCACACGAGGCCGGACGACGAGCAGCGTGCGACCGCCGAGCGCGTGATCACCTACAAGGCCGCGAAGTACTCGGTCGAGTCGCCGCTCGCGCTGGGCGGATACATCGCGGGAGGCACCCCGGCCCAGATCCAGGCGCTGCGCGAGTTCGGACTCCCCCTCGGCATGGCCTACCAGCTGCGCGACGACCTGCTCGGCGTCTTCGGCGATCCGAAGGTCACGGGCAAGCCGAGCGGCGACGACCTTCGCGAGGGCAAGCGCACGATGATCATCGCGATCGCACGCGAGCGCCTCGCCCCCGGCCCGCGCAACCTGCTCGACGAGCTGGTCGGCGATCCGGCCCTCTCCGAGGAGCAGGTGAAGATGTTGCAGCGCACCATCTCGGACACCGGCGCCGTCGACGAGGTCGAGGCGCTCATCGCGACCGAGGTCGGACGCGCGCGCGCAGCGCTCGAAGACGCGCCGCTGAGTTCTGCAGCGCGCACCGAACTGGCGTCGCTCGCGACGACCGTCAGCCGCCGCAGCAGCTGA
- a CDS encoding penicillin-binding protein 2, whose protein sequence is MNRISRHPMRRILAAGLVLVVLVGLFVARLIDIQVVRASALNEQAEEVRSTDPITVYGARGDIVDRNGTVLADSVMRYDVALSPKNAKKSKITRDEPDPADPKKTKQVQVPLEQTAAELGAIVGLTGDQVLGIIASELADDPDSDFAYVAKLVDVDTYEKVRALDIPWVVQYPHPSRSYPNGAVAGNLLGFVSNDGDAQAGVELGQDECLAGEDGEVTFIPSLQDWVEIPGTEVVHKQAKDGGTLQLTIDSDLQWEVQRIAEAQRLAVGAQWATVTVMEAKTGKLLAVADVPTVDPNDPSGTDKEDRGSRTFTAPFEPGSTFKAITAASLEDAGLANPLSQVIAPYSYDAPNGANFRDSFYHDDTPYTLTGALIDSSNTATAKFGEQMSDQARFEYMQKFGFGTASEVGFPGEESGDLHGGPDEWDNQTKYTTMFGQGLTTTAVQIASSYQAIANDGVRMPVQLVEGCTDAEGETTAPEVKGTRVISEKASRETTEMLENVYTKGWLADQWNIPGYRVAAKTGTAQVADGNGGYLTGYLVSVSGYAPADDPEFVVSVSIMDPVKMNSSAASAPVFQQVMSQVLKKYRTIPSGAPAPDLPATW, encoded by the coding sequence GTGAACCGCATCAGCCGTCATCCGATGCGGCGGATCCTCGCGGCGGGCCTCGTGCTCGTCGTGCTCGTCGGGCTGTTCGTGGCGCGCCTGATCGACATCCAGGTGGTGCGGGCGTCGGCGCTCAACGAGCAGGCCGAAGAGGTCCGTTCGACCGACCCGATCACGGTCTACGGCGCGCGCGGCGACATCGTCGACCGCAACGGCACGGTGCTCGCCGACAGCGTGATGCGCTACGACGTCGCGCTCTCGCCGAAGAACGCGAAGAAGAGCAAGATCACGCGCGACGAGCCCGACCCGGCCGATCCGAAGAAGACGAAGCAGGTTCAGGTGCCGCTCGAGCAAACCGCGGCCGAGCTCGGCGCGATCGTCGGACTCACGGGCGACCAGGTGCTCGGCATCATCGCGTCCGAGCTCGCCGACGACCCCGATTCCGACTTCGCCTACGTCGCGAAGCTCGTCGACGTCGACACCTACGAGAAGGTCAGGGCCCTCGACATCCCCTGGGTGGTGCAGTACCCGCATCCGAGCCGCAGCTATCCGAACGGGGCCGTCGCTGGCAACCTGCTCGGGTTCGTCAGCAACGACGGCGATGCGCAGGCCGGCGTCGAGCTCGGACAGGACGAGTGCCTGGCCGGTGAGGACGGCGAGGTCACCTTCATCCCGAGCCTGCAGGACTGGGTCGAGATCCCCGGCACCGAGGTCGTGCACAAGCAGGCGAAGGACGGCGGCACCCTGCAGCTCACGATCGACTCCGACCTGCAGTGGGAGGTGCAGCGCATCGCCGAGGCGCAGCGCCTCGCCGTTGGCGCACAGTGGGCGACCGTGACGGTCATGGAGGCCAAGACCGGCAAGTTGCTCGCCGTCGCCGACGTGCCGACGGTCGACCCCAACGACCCGAGCGGCACCGACAAGGAGGATCGCGGCTCGCGCACGTTCACGGCACCGTTCGAGCCCGGCTCGACGTTCAAGGCCATCACCGCCGCATCGCTCGAGGACGCCGGCTTGGCGAACCCGCTGAGCCAGGTCATCGCCCCGTATTCCTACGATGCGCCGAACGGCGCGAACTTCCGCGACAGCTTCTACCACGACGACACTCCGTACACGCTCACTGGTGCGCTCATCGACTCCTCGAACACCGCAACCGCGAAGTTCGGCGAGCAGATGTCCGACCAGGCGCGGTTCGAGTACATGCAGAAGTTCGGCTTCGGCACGGCGAGCGAGGTCGGGTTCCCGGGCGAGGAGTCCGGCGACCTGCACGGCGGCCCCGACGAGTGGGACAACCAGACGAAGTACACGACGATGTTCGGCCAGGGCCTGACCACGACCGCCGTGCAGATCGCGAGCTCCTACCAGGCCATCGCGAACGACGGCGTGCGCATGCCGGTGCAACTCGTCGAGGGCTGCACCGACGCCGAAGGCGAGACGACGGCTCCAGAGGTGAAGGGCACCAGGGTGATCAGCGAGAAGGCCTCGCGGGAGACGACCGAGATGCTCGAGAACGTCTACACCAAGGGCTGGCTCGCCGACCAGTGGAACATCCCGGGCTACCGGGTCGCCGCGAAGACCGGAACCGCGCAGGTCGCAGACGGCAACGGCGGGTACCTGACGGGGTACCTCGTGTCGGTCTCCGGCTACGCGCCGGCCGACGATCCCGAGTTCGTCGTTTCGGTGAGCATCATGGATCCCGTTAAGATGAACTCGTCCGCCGCATCCGCTCCCGTGTTCCAACAGGTCATGAGCCAGGTGTTGAAGAAGTATCGGACCATTCCATCCGGCGCTCCGGCGCCTGACCTGCCAGCCACCTGGTGA
- a CDS encoding LysM domain-containing protein, translated as MTNPEAPTAESPEPEPETRRERSHARRPRGIRRLLTLPIAVVGTIAVTLGIVQPAEAAPQTAKRLAKAKATNAETRRTTAAPASAPPAEVVVAAGDSVSGIAERYGLATAEVLAANGLGWSSLIFPGQRLALPGGSTPVAPKPTAATDIRRHTVVAGDTISGISERYGLRTRDVLSANGLSSSSLIFPGESIVLPPTGGATDAAPQAAAPQAAPEAPPAEPVVAEPVAEAAPAPAPAPAPAPAPAPAPAPAPAPAPAPAPAPEPDRPATLTDEMRANASLIIEVGRSLGVPDGGIVVALVAAAQESGLRDVDTGDRDSLGLFQQRPSQGWGTVEQVSDPAHAARSFYGGPDGPNVGRAPGLLDVRGWESMPVAAAAQAVQHSAHPDHYAKWETAARVWIADLG; from the coding sequence ATGACGAATCCCGAAGCGCCGACGGCGGAGTCGCCGGAGCCGGAGCCGGAGACGAGGCGCGAGCGTTCGCACGCGCGCCGGCCACGCGGCATCCGTCGCCTGCTGACGCTGCCGATCGCGGTCGTCGGCACCATCGCCGTGACGCTCGGCATCGTGCAGCCCGCCGAGGCGGCCCCGCAGACGGCGAAACGGCTCGCGAAGGCCAAGGCCACGAACGCCGAGACGCGCCGCACGACGGCCGCCCCGGCATCCGCGCCGCCGGCCGAGGTCGTCGTCGCAGCGGGCGACTCCGTGAGCGGCATCGCCGAGCGCTACGGACTCGCGACCGCCGAGGTGCTCGCCGCGAACGGCCTCGGGTGGTCGAGCCTCATCTTCCCCGGGCAGCGGCTGGCACTGCCGGGCGGCTCGACGCCCGTCGCACCGAAGCCGACCGCCGCCACCGACATCCGACGCCACACCGTCGTGGCCGGCGACACCATCAGCGGCATCTCCGAGCGATACGGCCTGCGCACGCGCGACGTGCTGAGCGCCAACGGCCTGAGCTCGTCGAGCCTCATCTTCCCCGGCGAGTCGATCGTGCTGCCGCCGACGGGTGGAGCGACGGATGCCGCGCCGCAGGCCGCGGCCCCGCAGGCCGCTCCCGAAGCGCCGCCCGCCGAGCCCGTGGTGGCGGAGCCCGTCGCGGAAGCGGCCCCGGCTCCCGCTCCCGCTCCGGCCCCGGCTCCCGCTCCCGCTCCGGCCCCGGCTCCCGCTCCCGCTCCGGCCCCGGCGCCTGCGCCGGCACCCGAGCCGGATCGCCCCGCAACCCTCACCGACGAGATGCGCGCGAACGCGTCGCTCATCATCGAGGTCGGCCGTTCCCTCGGCGTGCCCGACGGCGGCATCGTCGTCGCGCTCGTGGCCGCCGCCCAGGAATCCGGGCTGCGCGACGTCGACACCGGCGATCGCGACTCGCTCGGCCTGTTCCAGCAGCGGCCGAGCCAGGGCTGGGGCACGGTCGAGCAGGTCTCGGATCCGGCGCACGCCGCGAGGTCGTTCTACGGCGGGCCCGACGGGCCGAACGTCGGTCGCGCACCCGGGCTCCTCGACGTGCGCGGATGGGAGTCGATGCCGGTCGCGGCCGCGGCGCAGGCCGTGCAGCACTCGGCGCACCCCGACCACTACGCGAAGTGGGAGACGGCGGCCCGCGTCTGGATCGCGGACCTCGGCTGA
- the mraZ gene encoding division/cell wall cluster transcriptional repressor MraZ, with protein MFLGTYEPKLDEKGRVILPAKFRDELSTGLVLTRGQERCIYVFSAREFEQMNEKIRQAPVTSKQARDYMRVFLSGASAETPDKQHRITVPAALRTYAGLGRDLTVIGAGSRVEIWDATAWQTYLAEQEAAFAETAEEVIPGLF; from the coding sequence GTGTTCCTCGGGACCTACGAGCCGAAGCTCGACGAGAAGGGCCGCGTCATTCTTCCGGCCAAATTCCGGGACGAACTCTCGACCGGTCTCGTGCTGACGCGCGGGCAGGAGCGTTGCATCTACGTGTTCAGCGCCAGGGAGTTCGAGCAGATGAACGAGAAGATCCGCCAAGCCCCGGTGACGAGCAAGCAGGCGCGCGACTACATGCGCGTCTTCCTCTCTGGGGCCTCCGCGGAGACCCCCGACAAGCAGCACCGGATCACGGTCCCCGCAGCGCTCCGCACCTATGCGGGGCTCGGCCGAGACCTCACGGTCATCGGCGCCGGCAGCAGGGTCGAGATCTGGGACGCCACGGCGTGGCAGACCTACCTCGCCGAGCAGGAGGCGGCCTTCGCAGAGACGGCGGAGGAGGTGATTCCCGGGCTCTTCTAG